A genomic window from Alkalihalobacillus sp. AL-G includes:
- a CDS encoding SDR family oxidoreductase, producing the protein MLNQKVAIVTGGSRGAGKAIAGRLAAEGTKLAIIGSSEQIHESAKELTENGAEVLSIQADVSNEQQVKNAFKQAIDHYGQIDLLVNNAGLGFFKPTEETTLEEWQKVFAVNVQGVFLCTKEILPFMKEKKSGTIITISSDVGRRTIANGAAYTATKYAVQGFIGSVAQEVQEYGIRIGTINPGAIDTYFADSKQGETHKEDWLKVNDIAEAVCYMASAPKHMVVDEIMLHPLSQEYPRI; encoded by the coding sequence ATGTTAAACCAAAAAGTGGCGATTGTAACGGGTGGCTCAAGAGGAGCAGGCAAAGCGATCGCAGGCAGACTTGCTGCTGAAGGTACAAAATTAGCTATCATAGGATCATCTGAACAAATTCATGAATCAGCAAAAGAGCTGACTGAAAACGGTGCGGAGGTACTAAGCATTCAAGCAGATGTCTCTAATGAACAACAAGTGAAAAATGCATTTAAACAAGCAATCGATCATTACGGTCAAATCGACCTTTTAGTCAATAATGCTGGGCTCGGATTTTTCAAGCCGACAGAAGAGACAACGCTTGAAGAGTGGCAGAAGGTTTTCGCCGTTAATGTCCAAGGTGTTTTCTTATGCACAAAGGAAATCCTACCATTTATGAAGGAGAAAAAGTCGGGGACAATCATTACGATTTCTTCCGATGTCGGCCGACGTACGATTGCGAATGGTGCAGCATATACTGCTACAAAATATGCGGTACAAGGATTCATCGGTTCGGTCGCACAGGAGGTTCAAGAATATGGCATTCGCATCGGAACGATCAATCCAGGAGCGATTGACACCTATTTTGCTGATAGCAAGCAAGGCGAAACACATAAAGAAGACTGGCTGAAGGTCAATGATATCGCTGAAGCGGTTTGTTATATGGCATCTGCACCAAAACATATGGTTGTGGATGAAATCATGCTCCACCCGCTCTCTCAGGAATACCCGAGAATTTAA
- a CDS encoding thioesterase family protein has translation MKPGMEVGQKAAITAQVTPDMYAQFEGNLVHPAYSTVSMVYHMEWAARQIILPYLEDHEEGIGGGVTAKHLNPTPAGSTVTITATLREVKGKAVICDLEVHNEKEMIGEGEVTQYILPKEMIEQKIKSMKV, from the coding sequence TTGAAGCCAGGCATGGAAGTTGGACAAAAGGCTGCCATTACAGCCCAAGTTACACCAGATATGTATGCACAATTCGAAGGAAACCTTGTTCATCCAGCTTATTCCACCGTATCGATGGTTTATCATATGGAGTGGGCTGCACGCCAGATTATTCTTCCGTATCTAGAAGACCATGAAGAAGGAATCGGCGGAGGAGTTACAGCCAAGCACTTGAATCCTACTCCAGCAGGTAGCACCGTAACGATTACTGCAACCCTTCGTGAAGTAAAAGGAAAAGCGGTTATTTGCGACTTGGAAGTCCATAATGAGAAGGAAATGATCGGTGAAGGAGAAGTGACACAATACATTCTTCCTAAAGAAATGATTGAACAGAAAATAAAATCGATGAAGGTTTGA